One window of Chloroflexus aggregans DSM 9485 genomic DNA carries:
- a CDS encoding S41 family peptidase: MERVWAIVGVIVRWVAVIAVAFLGGWITGRIVGVSPIDVLITGVSNVDTRLLTPGDRRQQFAVFWDVWDLVEGNFYQPQAIDRQKMVYGAIRGMLATLNDPYTFFQEPEEAQQNRESMEGRFEGIGAYLRVENGQIIIDRPIRNSPAEQAGIQAGDIILAVDDQPLAELIAGLSDQEASARAVSLIRGPAGTVVRLTIHRPAEDRVFTVAITRAAIPLITVNSTLLPDRIAYIQITEFKATTTELLDQAIAELLPQQPRAIVLDLRNNSGGFLTTAQEVLGRFYDGVALYEEERSGVNKELRTITAPANRRLYGIPMVVLVNGGSASAAEVVAGALRDVRPNTVLLGEKTFGKGSVQNIYPLRDGSSVRITIARWLTPSGEAINGVGITPEHVVPAANDPIYQVPCVPDRPNDTGCADAQLYWALKLLRDGTPPPLPVPVETVTAP; this comes from the coding sequence ATGGAACGGGTGTGGGCAATTGTTGGTGTCATCGTTCGGTGGGTCGCCGTGATCGCTGTGGCTTTTCTTGGTGGTTGGATCACCGGGCGGATTGTTGGCGTCTCTCCGATCGATGTCTTGATCACCGGTGTCTCTAACGTCGATACGCGATTGCTCACCCCCGGTGACCGCCGACAACAGTTTGCCGTCTTCTGGGACGTGTGGGATTTGGTTGAAGGCAACTTCTACCAGCCGCAAGCTATCGATCGGCAGAAGATGGTATACGGTGCGATCCGTGGTATGCTGGCAACGCTCAACGATCCGTATACCTTCTTTCAAGAGCCAGAAGAAGCGCAACAAAATCGGGAGTCGATGGAGGGCCGCTTTGAAGGCATTGGTGCTTATCTGCGGGTTGAAAATGGCCAAATCATCATCGACCGTCCAATCCGGAATTCGCCTGCCGAACAAGCCGGTATTCAAGCGGGTGACATCATTCTGGCAGTAGATGATCAACCACTGGCCGAGTTAATAGCCGGCTTGAGCGACCAAGAAGCAAGCGCTCGTGCAGTAAGCCTTATTCGTGGTCCGGCCGGAACGGTCGTTCGCTTAACCATTCACCGACCTGCCGAAGATCGTGTCTTTACCGTTGCCATCACGCGCGCGGCCATTCCGCTCATCACCGTCAATAGCACGCTCTTACCCGACCGCATTGCCTATATTCAGATTACCGAATTTAAGGCCACAACCACTGAGTTGCTCGACCAGGCGATTGCCGAGTTGCTCCCACAACAACCCCGGGCAATTGTGCTCGATCTGCGTAATAATTCGGGCGGTTTTCTGACTACTGCGCAAGAGGTGCTCGGTCGGTTTTACGACGGCGTGGCGCTCTATGAAGAAGAGCGTAGTGGCGTCAACAAAGAGTTACGCACCATCACGGCACCGGCTAACCGGCGACTATACGGTATTCCAATGGTTGTCTTGGTGAACGGCGGGTCGGCTAGTGCCGCTGAGGTGGTTGCCGGCGCGCTGCGTGATGTCCGTCCGAATACGGTCTTGCTCGGTGAGAAGACCTTTGGCAAGGGGTCGGTTCAGAACATCTATCCCCTGCGTGACGGGAGCAGTGTGCGCATCACTATCGCACGTTGGCTGACGCCGTCCGGTGAAGCGATTAACGGCGTTGGGATTACACCGGAGCACGTCGTACCGGCCGCGAACGATCCGATCTATCAGGTACCGTGTGTGCCGGACCGACCCAACGATACTGGTTGTGCGGATGCGCAATTGTACT
- a CDS encoding 16S rRNA (uracil(1498)-N(3))-methyltransferase, with the protein MDDPTTIPNTHRFFVDPVWLRGDEILIDDPSLLHQWTRVLRLTAGDRVLLLDGKGMAAVVQFTAIDRRRAQGYVLTRCHAGGELAVVIDLYLALIRPERFEWALQKAVELGARRIIPVAFARSLSGDRIDTHRLMRWQRIATEAAEQSGRGRLPEVSAPQPFSAAVVAGGRADLALMLDEQAEHHLRDIVTSPTSLRQIAIISGPEGGIDPRERRAAIDHGFVAVSLGPRILRAETAPLAALAMLQYALHI; encoded by the coding sequence GTGGACGATCCAACGACCATTCCCAATACCCACCGCTTCTTTGTTGATCCGGTATGGTTGCGTGGTGACGAAATCTTGATTGATGATCCGTCACTGCTGCACCAATGGACTCGTGTGCTGCGCCTGACCGCCGGGGATCGAGTGTTGCTGCTCGATGGGAAAGGGATGGCGGCAGTTGTGCAATTCACCGCCATCGACCGGCGGCGGGCGCAGGGATACGTCCTCACTCGTTGTCACGCCGGTGGCGAGTTGGCAGTTGTAATCGATCTCTATCTGGCGCTAATCCGGCCCGAACGGTTTGAATGGGCGTTGCAAAAGGCGGTAGAATTGGGGGCACGTCGCATTATACCGGTCGCTTTTGCCCGCTCGTTGTCGGGTGATCGGATTGACACCCATCGACTGATGCGCTGGCAGCGGATTGCTACCGAAGCGGCCGAGCAGTCTGGGCGTGGCCGCTTACCCGAAGTGAGCGCTCCGCAACCGTTTTCGGCTGCGGTGGTTGCCGGTGGTCGTGCCGATTTGGCGCTTATGCTCGATGAACAAGCTGAACATCATTTGCGTGATATTGTAACATCGCCGACCTCGCTACGTCAGATTGCCATCATCTCAGGCCCGGAAGGCGGCATTGATCCGCGTGAACGACGGGCGGCAATCGATCATGGGTTTGTGGCGGTTTCGTTGGGGCCACGCATCTTGCGGGCAGAAACGGCGCCGTTAGCGGCGTTGGCAATGTTGCAATATGCGCTACATATCTAG
- a CDS encoding type I phosphomannose isomerase catalytic subunit: MNRLYPILSEPRFVEPLWGGQRLAPWLALPPPHPERLGEIWLVFDSNRVTNGPFAGRTIAEVVQTYGEAMVGTRSFARYGADLPLLAKFIDAADRLSVQVHPDDEYAHTFEAHTGFHGKTEAWYILATEPGATVTLGVRAPVARTALAAAIADGTIEDLLAQQPVRAGDLVFVPAGTIHAINAGIMLFEIQQKSDLTYRLYDYNRRDARTGQLRELHIEQALAVSRLEPASASFFQPLPLDEQRELLVACSSFALERWHVQGCLSATTDPGSLEILTVIDGTMQLEWGSETLTLQRGAAVLLPATLGEYRVAASQGILLRSYIPDLPTLLATVGNDTGVAPIVQ; the protein is encoded by the coding sequence ATGAATCGACTGTACCCTATTCTATCCGAACCGCGATTCGTTGAACCACTCTGGGGTGGGCAACGGCTGGCCCCGTGGCTGGCATTGCCACCGCCGCATCCTGAACGGCTCGGTGAGATCTGGCTGGTCTTCGACAGTAATCGGGTGACGAATGGTCCCTTCGCCGGGCGGACGATAGCAGAGGTGGTACAAACCTACGGCGAGGCTATGGTAGGCACCCGCTCGTTTGCACGCTACGGAGCCGATCTGCCACTACTGGCGAAATTTATCGATGCTGCCGACCGGCTTTCGGTGCAAGTGCATCCTGATGATGAATATGCGCATACCTTTGAGGCGCATACCGGTTTTCACGGTAAGACTGAAGCGTGGTACATTCTGGCGACTGAGCCGGGCGCAACGGTTACGCTTGGTGTCCGCGCACCGGTTGCACGAACTGCGTTGGCGGCGGCAATTGCCGATGGGACGATAGAAGATCTGTTGGCTCAGCAGCCGGTGCGCGCCGGTGATCTCGTCTTTGTACCGGCAGGGACTATCCATGCGATTAATGCTGGAATTATGCTATTTGAAATCCAGCAGAAATCTGATCTGACTTATCGCTTGTACGACTACAATCGACGGGATGCACGCACCGGTCAGCTTCGTGAGTTACACATTGAGCAGGCATTGGCGGTTAGCCGACTCGAGCCGGCTTCGGCTTCCTTCTTCCAACCACTACCGCTCGACGAACAGCGTGAATTGCTCGTGGCTTGCTCATCGTTTGCGCTTGAACGATGGCATGTGCAAGGTTGTCTCAGTGCTACTACCGATCCCGGCTCGCTCGAGATCTTGACGGTCATTGACGGCACGATGCAACTGGAATGGGGAAGTGAAACACTAACACTACAACGCGGTGCAGCCGTTCTCTTACCGGCTACCCTAGGCGAGTACAGGGTCGCGGCTTCGCAGGGAATACTCCTGCGCTCGTACATCCCCGATCTGCCCACACTCCTTGCCACGGTCGGTAATGATACCGGTGTTGCTCCCATTGTGCAATAG
- a CDS encoding 50S ribosomal protein L11 methyltransferase, translated as MQTPSTWLEISIEVEPEAVETVAEILARYGYNGGVVVEQGWIAGDEGPEFQYDPTRPVWLRTYLPFDDQVEETRQRIEHALWHVSQIRPLGPLQTRTLAEEDWANAWKQFYSVLRIGERTVIVPSWLEYQPQPDDIVLWLDPGMAFGTGLHPTTRLCLQLLERMVQPDQHVLDLGTGSGILAIAAAKLGAGHVLALDNDPIAVRVAQENVERNQVNAVVQVAEGSLGVGQAMGHWLSGDFGPAEPDPALRAQTPQAIFDLIAANLIAKVLVTLAPDLAAALKPGGYLISSGIIDIKEREVIAAFAKVGLTMVERHGEGEWVALVHRR; from the coding sequence ATGCAAACGCCAAGCACGTGGCTAGAGATTTCGATTGAAGTCGAACCGGAGGCGGTGGAGACGGTTGCTGAAATCCTGGCCCGCTACGGGTACAATGGTGGCGTCGTCGTCGAACAGGGCTGGATCGCCGGCGATGAAGGGCCAGAGTTTCAGTATGACCCGACCCGTCCGGTCTGGCTCCGTACCTATTTGCCGTTCGACGATCAGGTCGAAGAGACACGCCAGCGCATTGAACATGCGCTCTGGCATGTGAGCCAGATCCGACCGCTGGGACCACTTCAAACTCGTACACTGGCCGAAGAGGATTGGGCGAACGCTTGGAAACAATTTTATTCGGTGCTCCGGATCGGTGAGCGCACGGTGATCGTTCCGTCGTGGTTGGAATACCAACCGCAGCCCGACGATATTGTGCTCTGGCTCGATCCGGGGATGGCCTTCGGAACCGGTTTGCATCCAACGACCAGACTCTGCTTGCAATTACTTGAACGAATGGTGCAACCTGACCAGCACGTACTGGACCTCGGTACCGGTTCGGGCATTCTCGCAATTGCCGCTGCGAAGTTGGGTGCGGGACACGTGCTGGCTCTCGACAATGACCCAATCGCAGTACGGGTGGCGCAAGAAAATGTTGAGCGCAATCAGGTAAACGCGGTGGTGCAGGTGGCCGAGGGCAGTCTTGGCGTAGGGCAGGCGATGGGGCATTGGCTGTCGGGTGATTTTGGGCCGGCAGAACCGGATCCGGCGTTACGGGCACAAACGCCACAGGCAATATTCGATCTGATTGCGGCAAATCTGATCGCGAAAGTGTTGGTAACGCTTGCCCCCGATCTGGCTGCCGCGCTGAAACCCGGGGGCTATCTCATTAGTAGTGGTATCATTGACATAAAAGAGCGTGAGGTTATCGCTGCTTTCGCCAAAGTTGGTCTGACCATGGTCGAACGTCATGGTGAAGGTGAATGGGTTGCACTAGTACACCGACGGTAA
- the cysS gene encoding cysteine--tRNA ligase, with product MTIHLYNTLTRRLEPLETIEPGVVRMYVCGVTPYDEAHIGHAMSAIVFDMIRRYLEFRGYQVRHIVNFTDIDDKVIARAQAMGQDPLALSGQYAAEFLTQLQAMNVLPATAYPRVSTTMPGIIAFVQGLIERGYAYVVDGDVYFRVKRDEDYGKLSGRSLDEMLSGTRFEVDPRKESPADFALWKAARPGEPAWDSPWGPGRPGWHIECSAMAMEYLGPQIDIHGGGTDLIFPHHENEIAQSESLTGQPFARYWVHNGMLQLVNPQTRQVEKMSKSLGNVVTIADFLSRYDPDVFRLIVLSSSYRSPLTYNDEIAADNQRKLERLLSALAPATGSVREGPAVAALREAATIARERFITAMDNDFNSPAALAALFDLVRAINAARDAGLAAEELAIGQQTLRELAGVLGLRLQPRQRTPTAEVTPFIELLIEVRGELRKAKQYALADLVRNRLADLGVALEDGPHGTRWKWQG from the coding sequence ATGACGATTCACCTCTACAATACCTTGACCCGGCGGCTTGAACCGTTAGAGACGATTGAGCCTGGTGTTGTCCGTATGTACGTCTGTGGGGTGACACCCTATGACGAAGCGCACATCGGGCATGCGATGTCGGCGATTGTGTTTGACATGATCCGGCGCTATCTTGAATTTCGTGGTTATCAGGTGCGCCATATCGTCAATTTTACCGACATTGATGATAAAGTGATCGCCCGCGCGCAAGCGATGGGGCAAGATCCGCTCGCGCTCTCCGGCCAGTATGCTGCCGAATTTTTGACTCAGTTGCAGGCAATGAATGTCTTGCCGGCTACAGCCTATCCGCGTGTCTCGACGACGATGCCTGGTATTATCGCGTTTGTGCAAGGCTTGATCGAGCGCGGCTATGCGTATGTGGTCGATGGCGATGTCTATTTTCGGGTGAAGCGCGACGAAGACTACGGTAAACTCTCCGGTCGCTCGCTCGATGAGATGCTCAGTGGTACGCGCTTTGAGGTTGATCCACGTAAAGAGTCACCGGCTGATTTCGCTTTGTGGAAAGCGGCTCGACCGGGTGAACCGGCGTGGGATAGTCCATGGGGGCCGGGACGTCCGGGTTGGCATATTGAGTGCTCGGCGATGGCGATGGAGTACCTCGGACCGCAGATCGATATTCACGGCGGCGGTACCGATCTCATCTTCCCTCATCACGAAAATGAGATTGCCCAAAGCGAAAGTTTGACCGGTCAGCCTTTTGCCCGTTATTGGGTGCATAACGGGATGTTGCAGTTGGTCAATCCACAGACCCGGCAAGTTGAGAAAATGTCGAAGTCGCTGGGGAATGTGGTGACGATTGCCGATTTTCTCAGCCGATACGATCCCGACGTGTTTCGGCTGATCGTCTTGAGTAGTTCATACCGTAGCCCGTTGACCTATAATGACGAGATTGCCGCCGATAATCAGCGCAAGCTGGAACGACTTTTATCGGCGTTGGCACCGGCTACCGGTTCGGTGCGCGAGGGGCCGGCAGTAGCAGCGTTGCGTGAAGCAGCTACCATTGCCCGCGAACGGTTTATTACGGCAATGGATAACGACTTTAACAGCCCGGCAGCGCTCGCCGCACTGTTCGATCTGGTACGGGCGATTAATGCGGCCCGCGACGCCGGTCTTGCTGCCGAGGAGCTTGCCATCGGTCAGCAGACGCTCCGTGAATTGGCCGGGGTGTTGGGGTTGCGGTTGCAACCGCGCCAACGCACACCGACTGCCGAAGTGACACCGTTTATCGAGTTGCTGATCGAGGTGCGGGGTGAGTTGCGGAAGGCTAAGCAGTATGCACTGGCCGATCTGGTGCGTAACCGGCTGGCCGATCTTGGTGTCGCCCTTGAAGATGGTCCACACGGAACGCGCTGGAAGTGGCAGGGATGA
- the epsC gene encoding serine O-acetyltransferase EpsC — MRISHALCVLRDDIRAIFRNDPAARNLAEVLLYPGLHAIILHRFAHALYRRKVPFIPRLISQISRFLTGIEIHPGARIGRGFFIDHGMGVVIGETAEIGDWVMLYQGVTLGGTGKQTGKRHPTVEDEVVIGVGAIVLGAITIGRGARIGGGAVVVKDVPPHSTAVGVPARIVARRDPITGVSRRVEQLPDPEGEMLRSLHDKVLELEARLIELEAVSRVHYKNFHVKHSELPEQLWQTLLDESAPVEEEYNQGAGI, encoded by the coding sequence ATGCGTATTTCACATGCGCTCTGTGTGTTGCGCGACGATATTCGCGCCATTTTTCGCAATGACCCTGCAGCCCGTAATCTGGCTGAGGTCTTGCTCTACCCCGGTTTGCACGCGATTATCCTTCATCGTTTTGCCCATGCCCTGTATCGACGGAAGGTTCCATTTATCCCACGTCTGATCTCACAGATCAGTCGCTTTCTTACCGGGATCGAAATCCATCCCGGTGCTCGTATTGGGCGCGGCTTTTTTATCGATCACGGAATGGGTGTGGTTATCGGTGAGACGGCGGAAATCGGCGATTGGGTGATGCTCTATCAAGGGGTAACACTCGGTGGTACCGGAAAACAGACCGGCAAGCGCCATCCGACGGTCGAAGATGAAGTAGTCATCGGTGTTGGTGCTATCGTTCTCGGTGCAATTACTATCGGGCGTGGCGCTCGAATCGGTGGCGGCGCGGTGGTTGTGAAAGACGTGCCTCCCCACTCTACCGCCGTCGGTGTACCGGCCCGCATCGTTGCCCGCCGCGATCCGATTACCGGTGTGTCGCGGCGCGTCGAGCAGTTACCCGATCCCGAAGGTGAGATGTTGCGTAGTCTGCACGATAAGGTGCTCGAACTTGAGGCACGTCTGATCGAACTCGAAGCCGTCTCTCGCGTGCATTATAAAAACTTCCATGTCAAACACAGTGAGCTGCCCGAACAGCTTTGGCAGACGTTGTTGGATGAATCGGCACCGGTGGAAGAAGAGTATAATCAGGGTGCAGGCATTTAG
- a CDS encoding FmdB family zinc ribbon protein codes for MPTYVYACDACGKQFEKFQSFKDEPLTVCLCGQEGRVRRVIQPAGIVFKGSGWYITDSRGTSSGSVTGSDKSKGDASDKTDSSED; via the coding sequence ATGCCAACCTACGTGTATGCCTGTGACGCTTGTGGCAAGCAGTTTGAAAAGTTCCAGAGCTTCAAAGACGAGCCACTGACCGTCTGTCTGTGTGGTCAGGAAGGTCGAGTACGTCGGGTGATTCAGCCCGCCGGTATCGTCTTTAAGGGGTCAGGATGGTATATAACCGATAGCCGTGGTACCAGCAGTGGCTCGGTAACGGGTAGTGATAAGAGCAAGGGTGACGCGAGTGACAAGACCGACTCCAGCGAAGACTAA
- a CDS encoding cysteine desulfurase-like protein, with amino-acid sequence MTFDPTTIRPLFPALTQEVAGRPAVFFDGPGGTQVPQIVIDAISHYLAHDNANSHGAFATSRRTDATIAAAHAAMADLLGCEPDEVFFGQNMTSLTFALSRAIGRELQAGDEIIVTRLDHDANVAPWHALSERGVVIREVDIDPTDCTLDMDDMAAKIGPRTKLVAVGYASNAVGTINDVRQVVDWAHQVGALVFVDAVHYAPHGRIDVKALDCDFLACSVYKFFGPHVGVMYGKREHLQRLKPYKVRPADDTVPGRWMTGTQNHEGLAGVTAAVEYLASLGQPAPDRRTALVTAMERIVAYERSLAVQLIDGLLKIPGLTFYGIREPERFVWRTPTVSFRLAHLAPRAVAEQLAEHGIFVWDGNYYALSLSERLGVEPLGGMVRVGLVHYNTADEVDFFLTTLRKLATR; translated from the coding sequence ATGACCTTCGATCCAACGACTATTCGCCCGCTCTTTCCGGCATTAACCCAAGAGGTTGCCGGCAGACCGGCCGTCTTCTTCGATGGCCCAGGTGGCACACAAGTGCCGCAGATAGTCATTGATGCGATAAGCCACTATCTCGCCCACGACAATGCCAATTCGCATGGTGCCTTCGCGACGAGCCGACGTACCGACGCAACGATTGCCGCCGCCCATGCCGCCATGGCCGATCTGCTCGGCTGTGAACCTGATGAGGTTTTTTTCGGCCAAAATATGACTTCTCTGACGTTTGCCCTCAGTCGTGCTATCGGGCGCGAATTACAAGCCGGCGACGAGATTATCGTGACTCGCCTTGACCACGATGCGAACGTTGCACCATGGCATGCACTGAGCGAGCGTGGTGTCGTCATTCGCGAAGTCGATATCGATCCCACAGACTGTACGCTCGATATGGACGATATGGCAGCGAAGATCGGGCCGCGTACCAAACTGGTGGCAGTTGGGTATGCCTCGAACGCAGTCGGCACGATCAATGATGTACGACAGGTCGTGGATTGGGCACATCAGGTAGGTGCATTGGTATTTGTCGATGCGGTGCATTATGCCCCGCATGGCCGCATTGATGTCAAAGCTCTCGATTGCGATTTCCTGGCGTGTAGTGTCTACAAGTTTTTCGGCCCACACGTTGGGGTAATGTACGGTAAACGTGAGCATCTGCAACGGTTAAAGCCTTACAAAGTTCGTCCGGCCGATGATACAGTACCCGGACGCTGGATGACCGGCACGCAGAACCACGAAGGGTTAGCCGGTGTGACGGCTGCCGTGGAGTATCTGGCGAGCTTAGGGCAACCCGCTCCTGATCGTCGTACAGCACTGGTAACAGCCATGGAGCGGATCGTCGCCTACGAGCGTTCACTTGCCGTTCAGTTGATTGATGGTTTGCTGAAGATCCCCGGCCTGACCTTCTATGGCATTCGCGAGCCTGAGCGATTCGTATGGCGCACGCCAACGGTATCATTCCGACTCGCGCATCTGGCACCACGTGCAGTAGCCGAGCAATTAGCCGAACACGGTATCTTTGTCTGGGATGGGAATTACTATGCGCTCAGCCTTAGTGAACGGCTCGGTGTCGAACCACTTGGCGGCATGGTGCGAGTCGGTTTGGTCCACTACAATACAGCCGACGAGGTTGATTTCTTCCTCACCACATTGCGCAAGTTAGCGACCCGTTAA